Within Candidatus Bathyarchaeota archaeon, the genomic segment CGCCAGCACTGGTGTGTCTAACACAAATGTTTGTATGTAACCCGCCTAAAATCACGGTTTTCACTCCTTCTCCGCTGTAAAGGCTTCTCAGCAGCGGCTCGAGGCCAGTTTCGTAGAAACCGCTATACGTTCTTTTTTCAACGGCGAAATCCTTTTCCTTAGGTTGCAGTTCGGGAATGACTTCTGCGCCTGGAGTGCCTTTTATAGCATGGCCTCCCCACTTGTGGACCACTTCGAAATCTCTTGGATAATGGGCGTCGTTCGAATAAATTACTGGAATCCCTTTTTTTCTAGCGGCTTCCACAAGTTTTCTCAGAGGTTGAATTACCCTACTCGCCCGTTCTGCTCTTAGCTCGCCAGTGACAAAGTCGTTCAGCATATCGATTATTATGACTGCTGGCTTTTTCATGTCTTTTCACACCTACTGCATTATTTTTTTTGCCCTTATTTTAATTATCGTTTTAGCGGGGCAAACCAGTCTATTTTGAAGAACATCGCAGAAATGTCCATTGGTGTTATAACGTTAAAATCGTGGAAGTCTGGGTTTGAATCTGTGTGCATATAGAGGAATGTTTTAAAAGTTTTATCAACATTTCGTATATAACTAAAATCCTTGCTATAGGAGGAAGAAAAGTGAGAAATAAGGTTCTTTCAAGTATTCTGCTGTTTTTGATGGCGATAAGTCTATTTGCACTTGTGCAAGCTCAGCCGCAAGCCCAGCAAAAAAGTGCATTACGCATAGAATGGTACCAAACATCTCGTGTGAAACCACCAAAACCACCGAAGCTGGGACCGCCTAAAAAAGGAATTGCCACTGGAGTTGTTTCGAATCCTCCGCCAACAAGCAATAGGTGGGCAGTTATTATAGGTATATCGGACTATAAGGGCGATGCATATGACCTTGATTACTGTGACGATGACGCGTGGGATTTCTATAACGCGTTGATTAGCGAGTATGGCTGGAGTTCCAATCACATCACGATGTTGATTGATGACCAAGCTACTGAGGCAAATATTCTGGGTGCAATTGATTGGATGAGAGCTAGTGAAGGCTCGGGTGACGAGGTCGTGTTCTTCTATAGTGGACATGGCTCGGCAAGCATTCGTAATGCAGACAATGACCCTGAGCGGAAAGACGAATGTATCATTCCATGGGAGATCGAAGGGGGCTACTATATTTGGGATGGAGACCTTCAAGAAGAATTTTCCAGCTTCGAGTCCACACGCATTTTCTTCTACTTTGACAGTTGCTACTCTGGTGGCATGACTGATCTCGCTTGTGACGGGCATCTAATTTGCATGGCATGCAAAGAAACTCAGGTCTCATGGGAAATGGGTGCATACGAAAATGGTCAGTTCACTTACTACTTTGTTGATCAAGGCATGTTGGCTGGCAGAGCGGATGTCAATAATGATGGTCTTGTTACGTGCGAAGAAGCTTTTGACTACGCAAAAGCCAAGTGCCAAAGTCAAATGCCTACTCCGAGCGACAACTTTGAAGACGACATGCAGTTATAGAAAAACCGCGGCAACCACAATCTTCTTTTTTCTACTTTGAACAAGAAGGTCTGCAGAAGTTTGTTCCACAAGTTATAAAAGCTGAACAGAGAGCATAATAATGGGAGAGAATTGTGAGTAGAAAACTTCTATTGCCAATTATTTTGATGATTCTTCTTTTGGCTATATTTATTGTTGCATTTAGAGTTCAGAATGTGAAAGCAAGTGAAACTATTTATATTAGAGCCAACGGTTTGATTGAACCTCTAACAGCAAATATCACTAGTGCTGACAATGTCACCTACTACTTCACTGACAACAATTATGATTCTATTATTGTGGAAAGGGATAACATTGTAGTTGATGGGGCAGGCTATACTCTTCAAGGAACAGGATACGGAATAGGAATAAACATGACATGGAGAAGCAACGTAACAATCAAGAACACGAATGTAAAAAACTTTGGAGAAGCTGTTTACTTTAGTAATACTTCAAGCAGTAGAGTGTCAGGAAATAACATAAACGCCTCATGTGGTATCATCCTTAATTGGTCATCCAATAACACCATCTCCGATAACAACATTACATGCAATGTTGGTATCATACTTGAAGTGGCGTTCAATAACACTGTCTCTGATAATAACATTACATGTGCGAGCGATTTGTGGGGGTGTTGCATAAGTCTTACCGAGTCGCAAAACAACAAAATAAGTAGAAATAGCGTGACAGCAACTAATGAAACTGGAAATAGAATAACACTCAATAGAAGTGGCATTTTGCTTGCATATCT encodes:
- a CDS encoding right-handed parallel beta-helix repeat-containing protein — its product is MSRKLLLPIILMILLLAIFIVAFRVQNVKASETIYIRANGLIEPLTANITSADNVTYYFTDNNYDSIIVERDNIVVDGAGYTLQGTGYGIGINMTWRSNVTIKNTNVKNFGEAVYFSNTSSSRVSGNNINASCGIILNWSSNNTISDNNITCNVGIILEVAFNNTVSDNNITCASDLWGCCISLTESQNNKISRNSVTATNETGNRITLNRSGILLAYL
- a CDS encoding cysteine hydrolase translates to MKKPAVIIIDMLNDFVTGELRAERASRVIQPLRKLVEAARKKGIPVIYSNDAHYPRDFEVVHKWGGHAIKGTPGAEVIPELQPKEKDFAVEKRTYSGFYETGLEPLLRSLYSGEGVKTVILGGLHTNICVRHTSAGAFFRGYKIVIAEDGVEALTEEAHREGLKYLKNVYNAEIKTVDEILKEF
- a CDS encoding caspase family protein — protein: MRNKVLSSILLFLMAISLFALVQAQPQAQQKSALRIEWYQTSRVKPPKPPKLGPPKKGIATGVVSNPPPTSNRWAVIIGISDYKGDAYDLDYCDDDAWDFYNALISEYGWSSNHITMLIDDQATEANILGAIDWMRASEGSGDEVVFFYSGHGSASIRNADNDPERKDECIIPWEIEGGYYIWDGDLQEEFSSFESTRIFFYFDSCYSGGMTDLACDGHLICMACKETQVSWEMGAYENGQFTYYFVDQGMLAGRADVNNDGLVTCEEAFDYAKAKCQSQMPTPSDNFEDDMQL